DNA from Polaribacter sp. NJDZ03:
TTAGTTGGTACACCAATTTTAAAAGCAGAAAATATTACCAAAGATTATAACAAAGGTCGTTTTGTTTTAGGTCCTGTAAATATCGAATTAAAAAAAGGCGATGTTTTTGGTTTGGTTGGCGAAAATGGAAATGGAAAAACAACATTATTAACGGTGTTAGCTTCTTTAAATAAAGTATCTGCAGGTAGTTTAGAATATTCTTTTTCATCAAAAAATAAAGACGCTTACAATGTATTGTCTAAATTGGTTTACATACCGCAAAGAACCACTGTTTGGTATGGTAAAGTTTTAGATAATTTAAAATTTGCATTGGTACATTATGGTGTAAAAGGCAAAAAAAATGATTTATTAGTTTTAATGATGGTTGCCAGGTTTGGTCTTTGGAAATACAAAGATTTAAAATGGAGCGAACTTTCTTCTGGATATAAAATGCGTTTTGAATTGGCAAGAACAATGTTACGTAAACCAGAAATTATTTTATTAGATGAGCCTTTAGCAAATTTAGATATTTTGGCACAACAAATTATTTTAGAAGATTTAAAGATGATGTCTAAATCGCCTGTAAACCCAATTGCAATGGTGTTTTCTTCTCAGCAATTATATGAAGTAGAAAAAATTTCTGATGAGGTTATTTATTTAAGAAATGGTAAACCTTCTAATCAATTAAATATAGAAGGAAAAACAGCAAAGCAATTAATTATAGAATTAGATGCAACCAACGCTAGAGAAGAATTAGAAACTGTTTTTAAAGAACTGAATTTAGAAAAGCTAGAGTTTAATGGAGGTGTTTATATCTTGTACTTTAAGCATGAAATTACATTTAATATTGTGCTAAATACAATTGCAAGTCATCAATTAAATGTAACTTATATTAGAGATATTTCTAAATCTACCAGACGCTT
Protein-coding regions in this window:
- a CDS encoding ATP-binding cassette domain-containing protein — translated: MIQTQEELIENALLYFKRGDFSLGYRTLLDASLNTDSTEIFTKVLNFVEKYENESSDDKSSLLLLFTECCNQLKKIKIETKNLVGTPILKAENITKDYNKGRFVLGPVNIELKKGDVFGLVGENGNGKTTLLTVLASLNKVSAGSLEYSFSSKNKDAYNVLSKLVYIPQRTTVWYGKVLDNLKFALVHYGVKGKKNDLLVLMMVARFGLWKYKDLKWSELSSGYKMRFELARTMLRKPEIILLDEPLANLDILAQQIILEDLKMMSKSPVNPIAMVFSSQQLYEVEKISDEVIYLRNGKPSNQLNIEGKTAKQLIIELDATNAREELETVFKELNLEKLEFNGGVYILYFKHEITFNIVLNTIASHQLNVTYIRDISKSTRRFFVY